One part of the Sarcophilus harrisii chromosome 5, mSarHar1.11, whole genome shotgun sequence genome encodes these proteins:
- the LOC100917271 gene encoding olfactory receptor 6C2-like codes for MNNHTSITLFILRGLTDDPQMQVLLFIFLFLTYILSVTGNLTIITLTLVNPHLKTPMYFFLRNFSFLELSFTTVCIPRFLYNMSTGDYTVTYNACFTQLFFGILLGASEFFLLAAMSYDRYVAICKPLHYAAIINNRVCNQLLLGCWVSGLMIILPPLGVGLQLEFCDSNIIDHFVCDASPLLEITCSDTHFIERMVLASAVLTLIITLVLVVLSYAYIVRTILRFPSAEQRKKAFSTCSSHMIVVSMTYGTCIFIYIKPSAKEGVALNKVVSILATSVAPVMNPFIYTLRNKQVIQAFRDTLKKIALISKL; via the coding sequence ATGAACAACCACACAAGCATAACATTATTCATTCTTCGGGGATTGACAGATGATCCACAGATGCAGGTTCtgctttttatctttctgtttctgacCTATATCCTGAGTGTAACTGGGAACTTGACCATCATCACCCTCACTCTGGTGAATCCTCATCTTAAAACCCCCATGTACTTTTTCCTCAGGAACTTTTCCTTCTTAGAATTATCATTCACAACTGTCTGCATTCCCAGATTCCTGTACAACATGTCTACTGGGGACTATACTGTGACCTATAATGCATGTTTCACTCAATTATTTTTTGGAATCCTCCTTGGAGCCTCAGAATTTTTCCTCTTGGCTGCCATGTCTTATGATCGCTATGTGGCTATCTGCAAACCCCTGCACTATGCAGCCATCATAAACAACAGAGTCTGTAACCAGCTTCTCCTGGGTTGTTGGGTGTCTGGTTTAATGATCATCCTTCCACCACTTGGTGTAGGTCTTCAGCTAGAATTCTGTGACTCCAACATCATTGACCATTTTGTCTGTGATGCATCACCACTGCTGGAAATCACATGTTCTGATACTCATTTCATAGAGAGAATGGTTTTAGCCTCTGCTGTGTTGACACTCATCATCACCTTAGTGTTAGTGGTTCTATCTTATGCCTATATTGTCAGGACTATTCTGAGATTCCCCTCAgctgagcaaagaaaaaaagccttttctactTGTTCCTCCCACATGATTGTTGTCTCTATGACTTATGGGACCTGCATCTTCATCTATATCAAACCTTCTGCAAAAGAAGGGGTGGCTTTGAATAAGGTCGTGTCCATACTTGCAACCTCAGTTGCACCAGTGATGAACCCATTTATTTATACCCTGAGGAATAAACAAGTGATACAAGCTTTTAGAGACACATTGAAAAAGATTGCATTGATTTCAAAGTTATGA